The Streptomyces sp. NBC_00670 genome window below encodes:
- a CDS encoding type II toxin-antitoxin system PemK/MazF family toxin has protein sequence MTAFPDQDVPVPGRYGPSATTEADPRQVGPVRTEYSPAHDGDPDPGEIVWTWVPFEENDGRGKDRPVLVVAREPGGTLLAVQLSSKRHDGDREWVAIGSGPWDRSGRDSWVDVDRVLRLHEDGMRREACALDRMRFNSVVHRLRERYGWR, from the coding sequence GTGACTGCCTTTCCCGATCAGGACGTTCCCGTACCCGGCCGCTACGGCCCCTCCGCCACCACCGAGGCCGATCCGCGCCAGGTGGGTCCGGTACGGACCGAGTACTCCCCCGCGCACGACGGCGACCCGGACCCCGGGGAGATCGTCTGGACCTGGGTGCCCTTTGAGGAGAACGACGGGCGCGGGAAGGACCGACCCGTCCTCGTCGTCGCCCGTGAGCCGGGCGGGACGCTGCTCGCGGTACAGCTGTCCAGCAAGCGGCACGACGGTGACCGGGAGTGGGTGGCGATCGGGAGCGGGCCGTGGGACCGCTCGGGGCGGGACTCGTGGGTCGACGTGGACCGGGTGCTGCGGCTGCACGAGGACGGCATGCGGCGCGAGGCGTGTGCGCTGGACCGAATGCGGTTCAACTCCGTGGTGCACCGGCTGCGGGAGCGCTACGGCTGGCGCTGA
- a CDS encoding LacI family DNA-binding transcriptional regulator — protein sequence MTYVMVHIPDRSTVPPSAPRSVPTSADVARLAGVSRATVSYVLNNTSAVRISEPTRRRVREAAKELGYVPHAAARSLRAGHSRMVLMPAPEVPAGPLYSQFINELQWALGRLDYTVVQYGQVGLRGDEAARAWAELRPVAVLLPGGGLGPEGVAVLKRSGARAVVTMGTERIEGAHALLMNHAEVGRDAGLHLYARGRRRIGVVMPEEPGLEAFSAPRLEGVRQAVEGKDATVTVLPLAYDEDAATELASRWRELNLDSVFAYNDEYAMLLMRALQDNGVVIPDDTAVVGADDLMLGRLLRPRLTTVHLELPSGRTLAELVDHAVQNDTAPPEVRQVLGAHVVPRESS from the coding sequence ATGACGTACGTCATGGTGCACATACCCGACCGGTCCACCGTCCCGCCGTCCGCCCCGCGCTCCGTACCGACGAGCGCGGATGTGGCGCGCCTGGCGGGAGTGTCCCGGGCAACCGTCTCCTACGTCCTCAACAACACCAGTGCCGTACGGATCAGCGAACCCACCCGCCGGCGCGTCCGCGAGGCCGCCAAGGAACTGGGGTACGTCCCGCACGCCGCCGCCCGCAGCCTGCGCGCCGGCCACAGCCGCATGGTGCTCATGCCCGCCCCCGAGGTCCCGGCCGGCCCGCTGTACAGCCAGTTCATCAACGAACTGCAATGGGCGCTCGGCCGCCTCGACTACACCGTCGTCCAGTACGGCCAGGTCGGCCTGCGGGGCGACGAGGCCGCGCGCGCCTGGGCCGAACTGCGCCCCGTGGCGGTGCTGCTGCCCGGCGGCGGGCTCGGCCCGGAGGGCGTCGCGGTGCTGAAACGGTCGGGCGCCCGCGCGGTGGTGACCATGGGGACCGAGCGCATCGAGGGTGCGCACGCGCTCCTCATGAACCACGCGGAGGTTGGCCGCGACGCCGGCCTCCACCTGTACGCCCGCGGCCGGCGCCGCATCGGCGTGGTGATGCCCGAGGAGCCCGGACTGGAGGCGTTCTCGGCGCCCAGGCTGGAGGGCGTACGGCAGGCGGTGGAGGGCAAGGACGCCACCGTCACGGTGCTCCCGCTCGCCTACGACGAGGACGCCGCCACCGAACTCGCCTCGCGCTGGCGGGAGTTGAACCTCGACTCGGTGTTCGCCTACAACGACGAGTACGCGATGCTGCTGATGCGGGCGCTTCAGGACAACGGTGTCGTGATCCCGGACGACACGGCGGTCGTCGGCGCCGACGACCTCATGCTCGGCCGCCTCCTCCGCCCCCGCCTCACCACGGTCCACCTGGAACTCCCGTCCGGCCGCACCCTGGCCGAACTCGTCGACCACGCAGTCCAGAACGACACGGCCCCACCGGAGGTGAGACAGGTCCTGGGCGCACACGTGGTACCGAGGGAATCGAGCTAG
- the trxA gene encoding thioredoxin, which produces MSNSTVELTKDNFDETVKDNDFVLIDFWASWCGPCRQFAPVYEKAAEENPDLVFGKVDTEAQPELAQAFGIQSIPTLMIVRDRVAVFAQPGALPEAALTDVIGQARKLDMDEVRKAVAEQQAAQGGAGE; this is translated from the coding sequence ATGAGCAACAGCACCGTGGAGCTCACCAAGGACAACTTCGACGAGACGGTCAAGGACAACGACTTCGTCCTGATCGACTTCTGGGCGTCCTGGTGCGGGCCGTGCCGGCAGTTCGCCCCGGTGTACGAGAAGGCGGCGGAGGAGAACCCCGACCTGGTGTTCGGCAAGGTGGACACGGAGGCGCAGCCGGAGCTTGCGCAGGCGTTCGGGATCCAGTCGATCCCGACGTTGATGATCGTGCGGGATCGGGTTGCGGTGTTCGCGCAGCCGGGGGCGTTGCCGGAGGCGGCGTTGACGGATGTCATTGGGCAGGCGCGGAAGTTGGACATGGATGAGGTGCGGAAGGCTGTGGCGGAGCAGCAGGCGGCGCAGGGGGGTGCGGGCGAGTAG
- a CDS encoding dihydrolipoyl dehydrogenase family protein: MTETESIAYDVVVLGAGPVGENVADRTRAAGLSTAVVENELVGGECSYWACMPSKALLRPVIARADARRVPGLAQAVQGPLDTEAVLRRRDYMASDWKDDGQVGWLDGIGADLYRGHGRLAGPRTVVVEGRDGGRQVLTARHAVAVCTGTRAALPDLPGLADVRPWTSREATSGRAPGRLIVVGGGVVAVEMATAWQSLGAQVTMLVRGKGLLPRMEPFAGELIAEGLTEAGVDLRTGVSVTSVTRERPADADTGAPGTSARQGKGTVVAVTDTGERIEADEILFATGRAPKTDAIGLETVGLEPGSWLSVDDSMRVEGNEWLYAVGDVNHRALLTHQGKYQARIAGAAIAARAAGDTEEESAAWGAHAATADHGAVPQVVFTDPEAAAVGLSLAEAEQAGHRVRAVDVDFASVAAAGLYADGYRGRARMVVDLEAEILRGVTFVGPGVGELIHSATIAIAGEVPLSRLWHAVPSYPTLSEVWLRLLEAYRG, encoded by the coding sequence ATGACGGAAACGGAATCCATCGCGTACGACGTCGTGGTGCTCGGGGCCGGGCCCGTGGGGGAGAACGTGGCCGACCGCACCCGCGCGGCCGGCCTGTCCACCGCGGTCGTGGAGAACGAGCTGGTCGGCGGCGAGTGTTCGTACTGGGCGTGCATGCCCAGCAAGGCCCTCCTCCGCCCGGTGATCGCCCGCGCCGACGCGCGCCGCGTGCCTGGGCTCGCCCAGGCCGTACAAGGCCCCCTCGACACGGAAGCCGTCCTGCGACGGCGCGACTACATGGCGTCCGACTGGAAGGACGACGGCCAGGTCGGCTGGCTGGACGGCATCGGCGCCGACCTCTACCGGGGGCACGGGCGCCTCGCGGGCCCCCGTACGGTCGTCGTGGAGGGACGGGACGGCGGCCGGCAGGTGCTCACGGCCCGGCACGCGGTCGCCGTGTGCACCGGCACCCGCGCCGCGCTCCCGGACCTGCCCGGACTCGCGGACGTACGGCCCTGGACCAGCAGGGAGGCGACCAGCGGCCGGGCGCCGGGCCGGCTGATCGTGGTCGGCGGCGGTGTCGTCGCCGTCGAGATGGCCACGGCCTGGCAGAGCCTGGGCGCCCAGGTCACCATGCTGGTGCGCGGCAAGGGCCTGCTGCCGAGGATGGAGCCGTTCGCCGGGGAGCTGATCGCCGAGGGGCTGACCGAGGCGGGCGTCGACCTGCGCACCGGGGTGTCGGTCACGTCGGTGACCCGCGAGCGGCCGGCGGATGCGGACACCGGCGCTCCGGGCACGTCGGCGCGGCAGGGGAAGGGCACGGTCGTGGCCGTCACCGACACCGGTGAGCGGATCGAGGCGGACGAGATCCTCTTCGCCACGGGGCGCGCGCCGAAGACCGACGCGATCGGTCTGGAGACGGTGGGCCTGGAGCCCGGCTCCTGGCTGAGCGTCGACGACAGCATGCGGGTGGAGGGGAACGAGTGGCTGTACGCGGTGGGTGACGTCAACCACCGGGCGCTCCTCACCCACCAGGGCAAGTACCAGGCGCGGATCGCCGGGGCGGCGATCGCGGCGCGGGCGGCGGGGGACACGGAGGAGGAGTCCGCGGCGTGGGGCGCGCACGCGGCCACCGCCGACCACGGGGCCGTGCCGCAGGTCGTCTTCACCGACCCCGAGGCGGCGGCCGTGGGCCTCTCGCTCGCGGAGGCGGAACAGGCGGGCCACCGGGTCCGCGCGGTCGACGTCGACTTCGCGTCGGTCGCCGCCGCGGGGCTGTACGCGGACGGTTACCGCGGGCGGGCCCGCATGGTCGTCGACCTGGAGGCCGAGATCCTGCGCGGAGTGACGTTCGTCGGCCCGGGCGTCGGCGAACTGATCCACTCCGCGACGATCGCGATCGCCGGCGAGGTCCCACTCAGCCGCCTGTGGCACGCGGTGCCGTCATACCCCACGCTGAGCGAGGTCTGGCTCCGCCTACTGGAGGCATACCGAGGCTGA
- a CDS encoding peptide deformylase, which translates to MASDTDRIPGRPIVDLVEELLGVEGPLPIVAAGDPVLRRGAEPYDGQLGPALLDRFLAALRATMHAAPGVGLAAPQVGVPLRIAVIEDPAPVPEEVRVARGRVPQPFRVLVNPSYEAVGDERAAFFEGCLSVPGWQAVVARHARVRLRGLDAGGAVLDEEFVGWPARIVQHETDHLDGTLYLDRAELRSLSTNEAVGRWWGEPTVERAAGVLGFGLPG; encoded by the coding sequence ATGGCTTCAGACACTGACCGCATCCCTGGCCGCCCGATCGTCGACCTCGTCGAGGAACTGCTCGGCGTGGAGGGGCCGTTGCCGATCGTCGCCGCCGGTGATCCCGTACTGCGGCGGGGCGCGGAACCGTACGACGGACAGCTCGGTCCGGCTCTGCTGGATCGTTTCCTCGCCGCCCTGCGCGCGACGATGCACGCGGCGCCCGGCGTCGGGCTCGCGGCGCCGCAGGTGGGTGTGCCGCTGCGGATCGCCGTGATCGAGGATCCGGCGCCGGTGCCGGAGGAGGTGCGGGTGGCGCGGGGGCGGGTGCCGCAGCCGTTCCGGGTGCTGGTGAACCCGTCGTACGAGGCCGTCGGGGACGAGCGGGCGGCGTTCTTCGAGGGCTGTCTGAGCGTGCCCGGGTGGCAGGCGGTGGTGGCGCGGCACGCGCGCGTACGGCTGCGGGGGCTGGACGCGGGCGGGGCCGTGCTGGACGAGGAGTTCGTGGGGTGGCCGGCCCGCATCGTGCAGCACGAGACGGACCATCTGGACGGCACGTTGTATCTGGACCGGGCGGAGTTGCGGTCGTTGTCGACGAACGAGGCGGTGGGGCGGTGGTGGGGGGAGCCGACGGTTGAGCGGGCGGCGGGGGTGCTGGGGTTCGGCCTCCCCGGCTGA
- a CDS encoding tetratricopeptide repeat protein, whose product MEQTYYDHGTAAERWERARMFFEARDYAGAARVLRGLVEEVPEQTGPRLLLARAYYHSAQLWRAEAELRVLVERDPVEHYARLLLGRTLERQGRSEEAGPHLRLASAMAGDFAEL is encoded by the coding sequence GTGGAGCAGACGTACTACGACCACGGGACGGCCGCGGAGCGCTGGGAGCGGGCGCGGATGTTCTTCGAGGCGCGGGACTACGCCGGTGCGGCGCGGGTGCTGCGCGGGCTCGTCGAGGAGGTGCCGGAGCAGACCGGGCCCCGGCTGCTGCTGGCCCGTGCGTACTACCACTCGGCGCAGCTTTGGCGGGCCGAGGCGGAGCTGCGGGTGCTGGTGGAGCGGGACCCCGTGGAGCACTACGCCCGGCTGTTGCTCGGCCGGACCCTTGAGCGGCAGGGCCGCAGCGAGGAGGCGGGGCCCCACCTGCGGCTCGCCTCCGCCATGGCCGGTGACTTCGCCGAGCTGTAA
- a CDS encoding pirin family protein, whose amino-acid sequence MSNLDREAAPALCGGRGFVVAEPVRELLSPRRLRLGESTEVRRLLPNLGRRMVGAWCFVDHYGPDDIADEPGMQVPPHPHMGLQTVSWLHEGEVLHRDSTGSLRTIRPRELGLMTSGRAISHSEESPRSHARFLHGAQLWVALPDAHRHTDPHFEYHADLPEVTAPGLKATLILGEVDGTRSPGTTYTPIVGADLTLTRGADLRLPLDADFEYAVLSMSGETHVDGVPLLPGSMLYLGCGRHDLPLRAESDASLMLLGGEPFEEELLMWWNFIGRSQQDIAQARSDWMNSSRFGEVKGYDGAPLPAPELPPVPLKPRGRTR is encoded by the coding sequence ATGAGCAATCTCGACCGCGAGGCGGCACCCGCACTGTGCGGCGGCCGTGGGTTCGTGGTGGCCGAACCGGTACGCGAACTCCTCAGCCCCCGCCGCCTGCGGCTCGGCGAGTCCACCGAGGTGCGCCGCCTGCTGCCCAACCTGGGCCGCCGCATGGTCGGTGCGTGGTGCTTCGTCGACCACTACGGCCCGGACGACATCGCCGACGAGCCCGGCATGCAGGTCCCGCCGCACCCGCACATGGGCTTGCAGACGGTGAGCTGGCTGCACGAGGGCGAGGTGCTGCACCGCGACTCCACGGGCAGCCTGCGGACCATCCGCCCCCGCGAGCTCGGTCTGATGACCTCCGGCAGGGCCATCAGCCACTCCGAGGAGAGCCCCAGGTCGCACGCCCGCTTCCTGCACGGCGCCCAGCTCTGGGTCGCCCTTCCCGATGCCCACCGCCACACCGACCCGCACTTCGAGTACCACGCGGACCTCCCCGAGGTCACCGCGCCGGGACTGAAGGCCACCCTGATCCTGGGCGAGGTCGACGGCACCCGCTCCCCGGGCACGACGTACACCCCGATCGTCGGCGCCGACCTGACCCTGACCCGCGGCGCCGACCTACGCCTGCCACTGGACGCGGACTTCGAGTACGCGGTCCTGTCCATGTCCGGCGAGACCCACGTCGACGGCGTCCCGCTCCTCCCCGGCTCGATGCTCTACCTGGGCTGCGGCCGCCACGACCTCCCCCTGCGCGCCGAGTCCGACGCGAGCCTGATGCTCCTGGGCGGCGAACCGTTCGAGGAGGAACTCCTCATGTGGTGGAACTTCATCGGCAGAAGCCAACAGGACATCGCCCAGGCCCGGTCGGACTGGATGAACAGCTCCCGCTTCGGGGAAGTAAAAGGCTACGACGGCGCCCCCCTCCCAGCCCCCGAACTACCCCCCGTCCCCCTCAAACCCCGAGGTAGGACTCGCTAG
- a CDS encoding DUF6420 family protein → MRPLRTTVAPVAADRYVTPGGGPLTLRPSEKPAQSGGKQRPSPRRSSAELSNRHTHVTHDRPGRQLPGGVIRSVS, encoded by the coding sequence GTGCGCCCTTTGCGGACTACTGTCGCTCCGGTGGCCGCCGACCGCTACGTCACGCCCGGCGGCGGGCCGCTCACCCTCCGCCCGTCCGAGAAGCCCGCCCAATCCGGCGGAAAGCAACGGCCTTCGCCTCGAAGATCGTCTGCTGAGCTGTCGAACCGGCACACGCACGTAACGCATGATCGGCCCGGCCGTCAGTTACCCGGAGGCGTGATCAGATCGGTGTCGTAG
- the manA gene encoding mannose-6-phosphate isomerase, class I — translation MDLLRPIIKPYAWGSREALARLQGRDVPTAGPEAELWMGAHPAGPAGITRGGRATTLEAVVAENPERELGAACAVRFGGRLPFLLKVLAAEQPLSIQVHPDREQARAGFAAQRVGAEDGPYTDDWPKPELLCALSRFEVLAGFRAREEAAEVLDALGLLSLRPVAVFLRTRGNDTALTEALRILLEWPPHDRDLLVSDVVESSVRLAAASGPHQAAFDAVVRMARSHPGDLGLVASLLMRHQVLEPGAALFMPAGGLHAYVSGVGVELLANSDNVLRAGLTAKEVNVPELLRITDPAVRVPVLRPTDVPGSGRTRTYDCPVEEFALYRTQLNGSPEPLVPSSGPRIALCVEGSVLLRGPEGQELPLGPGASCFLSASDQGVVAEGDATLFVAATGLEPHRH, via the coding sequence GTGGATCTACTCCGACCGATCATCAAGCCCTACGCCTGGGGCTCCCGTGAGGCACTGGCCCGGTTGCAGGGGCGCGACGTCCCCACGGCCGGGCCCGAGGCGGAACTGTGGATGGGCGCCCACCCCGCCGGGCCCGCCGGCATCACGCGCGGCGGACGGGCGACGACCCTGGAGGCGGTGGTGGCCGAGAACCCGGAACGGGAGCTCGGAGCGGCGTGCGCCGTCCGGTTCGGCGGCCGGCTGCCCTTCCTGTTGAAAGTCCTCGCCGCCGAGCAGCCTCTGTCCATCCAGGTCCACCCCGACCGGGAACAGGCCCGGGCGGGATTCGCCGCACAACGGGTCGGTGCGGAAGACGGGCCGTACACGGACGACTGGCCGAAGCCCGAACTGCTCTGTGCGCTGAGCCGTTTCGAAGTCCTGGCCGGTTTCCGCGCCCGTGAGGAGGCTGCGGAGGTACTCGACGCACTCGGCCTCCTGAGCTTGCGCCCGGTCGCTGTGTTCCTGCGCACCCGGGGCAACGACACAGCCCTCACCGAGGCGCTGCGGATCCTGCTCGAATGGCCGCCGCACGATCGCGACCTGCTGGTGTCCGACGTCGTTGAGTCGAGTGTGCGCCTGGCGGCGGCCTCCGGGCCCCATCAGGCCGCCTTCGACGCGGTGGTACGTATGGCCCGGTCCCACCCCGGCGATCTGGGGCTGGTGGCCTCTCTGCTCATGCGGCACCAGGTACTGGAGCCGGGCGCCGCGCTGTTCATGCCGGCCGGTGGCCTGCACGCCTACGTCAGTGGAGTGGGGGTGGAGTTGCTGGCCAACTCCGACAACGTGCTGCGGGCGGGACTGACCGCGAAGGAGGTGAACGTGCCGGAGCTGCTGCGGATCACCGACCCGGCGGTACGTGTCCCCGTTCTGCGACCCACGGATGTCCCCGGCTCCGGGCGTACGCGGACGTACGACTGCCCGGTGGAGGAGTTCGCTCTCTACCGGACACAGCTCAACGGCTCGCCAGAGCCCCTCGTGCCGTCTTCCGGACCTCGGATCGCCCTCTGTGTGGAGGGTTCGGTGCTGCTGCGCGGACCGGAAGGGCAGGAACTCCCGCTGGGTCCTGGCGCATCGTGCTTCCTGTCCGCCTCCGACCAGGGGGTCGTGGCGGAGGGCGACGCGACGCTCTTCGTGGCGGCCACCGGGCTCGAACCCCACCGGCACTGA
- a CDS encoding ROK family protein — MDIGGTKIAGALIDDEGSVLRRAELPTPARESASHLARTVDAVIDTLATDAAWGTVRGLGIASAGPVDTASGTVSPVNIPGWRAFPLVESVRAHPMVFDGIEPVLLGDAVAMTAAEHWRGAARGVDNALCMVVSTGVGGGFVLDGRVHPGPSGNAGHVGHISVDLAGPPCPCGARGCVEVFASGTAIARYALDTGWEPPEGTEPTAAAVAAAARAGDGRAQAAYERSARALAAAIAGAAALVEIEVAVIGGGVAQAGETLFEPLRRRLRDYAVLDFVRGLQVRPAALARDAGLVGAAAAARESVSTEPVRPAGR; from the coding sequence GTGGACATCGGAGGAACGAAGATCGCGGGTGCGCTGATCGATGATGAGGGATCCGTCCTGCGACGGGCCGAACTGCCCACACCGGCACGGGAGTCCGCATCCCACCTGGCGAGAACCGTCGACGCTGTGATCGACACGCTGGCCACCGACGCCGCCTGGGGCACCGTGCGCGGTCTGGGCATCGCCAGCGCCGGCCCCGTCGACACTGCGTCCGGCACCGTCAGCCCGGTGAACATTCCCGGCTGGCGCGCCTTTCCGCTGGTGGAAAGTGTGCGCGCGCATCCTATGGTGTTCGACGGCATCGAGCCGGTACTGCTGGGTGACGCTGTGGCGATGACGGCCGCCGAGCACTGGCGCGGAGCCGCGCGTGGAGTGGACAACGCGCTGTGCATGGTGGTTTCGACCGGTGTGGGAGGCGGGTTCGTCCTGGATGGCAGGGTGCACCCCGGACCCTCTGGGAACGCGGGCCACGTCGGCCACATCAGCGTCGACCTGGCGGGCCCGCCCTGTCCGTGCGGGGCACGGGGATGCGTGGAGGTGTTCGCCAGCGGGACCGCCATCGCCCGCTACGCCCTCGACACCGGCTGGGAGCCACCGGAGGGGACGGAACCGACGGCTGCCGCGGTCGCCGCCGCGGCACGCGCGGGCGACGGCAGGGCCCAGGCCGCATATGAGAGGTCCGCCAGGGCACTGGCCGCGGCGATCGCAGGCGCCGCGGCCCTGGTGGAGATAGAGGTGGCGGTCATCGGAGGTGGCGTCGCCCAGGCCGGGGAGACGCTGTTCGAGCCTCTCCGTCGCCGGCTGCGTGACTACGCGGTGCTCGACTTCGTCCGCGGTCTCCAGGTGCGGCCCGCCGCGCTGGCTCGCGACGCGGGCCTGGTGGGTGCGGCCGCCGCCGCGCGCGAGTCGGTCAGCACGGAGCCGGTCCGGCCTGCCGGCCGGTAG
- a CDS encoding LacI family DNA-binding transcriptional regulator → MSAPSERVTIKDVAAAAGVSKGAVSLAFNHKPGVSEATRERIFAAARQLGWAPNSSARSLSRQSVDTVGLAICRPARLLGLEPFYMEFISGIESVLAAHDCSLLLRLVGSLEEEITLQETWWRERKIGGSLLVDFHQEDPRIAPLRKLGLPAVAVGHPTLTGGFPSVWTDDATAVSEAVRYLAALGHRRVARVGGPGGLGHSAIRAVAFARTMEELGLGDGLHVETGFSGDEGARATRSLLLAAERPTAIVYDNDIMAVAGLGVAAEMGIAVPDDLSLLAWDDSQLCRLTHPTLSAMSHDVHGFGTQVAQVLFDVIAGREVVSRPVATPSLVPRASTAPPRA, encoded by the coding sequence GTGAGCGCTCCCTCCGAACGCGTCACCATCAAGGACGTCGCCGCGGCCGCCGGCGTCTCCAAGGGGGCGGTGTCCCTCGCCTTCAACCACAAGCCCGGAGTCTCCGAGGCCACCAGGGAACGGATCTTCGCGGCCGCGCGGCAGCTGGGCTGGGCGCCGAACTCCTCGGCGCGCAGCCTGTCCCGGCAGTCCGTCGACACCGTGGGGCTGGCCATCTGCCGGCCGGCCCGGCTGCTCGGTCTCGAACCCTTCTACATGGAGTTCATCTCCGGCATCGAGAGCGTGCTCGCCGCACACGACTGCTCCCTGCTGCTGCGCCTGGTCGGCTCCCTGGAGGAGGAGATCACGCTCCAGGAGACCTGGTGGAGGGAGCGCAAGATCGGGGGCTCCCTCCTGGTCGACTTCCACCAGGAGGACCCTCGTATCGCCCCTCTGCGCAAGCTGGGCCTCCCCGCCGTGGCGGTCGGTCATCCCACCCTCACCGGTGGCTTCCCCTCGGTGTGGACGGACGACGCCACGGCGGTCTCCGAAGCCGTGCGCTATCTGGCGGCCCTCGGCCACCGGCGCGTCGCCCGTGTGGGCGGACCCGGCGGACTGGGACACAGCGCCATCCGGGCGGTCGCGTTCGCCAGGACGATGGAGGAACTCGGTCTGGGCGACGGCCTGCACGTCGAGACCGGCTTCTCCGGTGACGAGGGCGCCCGGGCCACCCGGTCACTGCTGCTGGCCGCCGAACGGCCCACGGCGATCGTCTACGACAACGACATCATGGCCGTCGCGGGACTGGGCGTGGCGGCGGAGATGGGCATCGCCGTCCCCGACGACCTCTCCCTGCTCGCCTGGGACGACTCCCAACTGTGCCGGCTGACCCATCCCACGCTGTCGGCGATGAGCCACGACGTGCACGGGTTCGGGACGCAGGTCGCACAGGTGCTGTTCGACGTGATCGCCGGCCGGGAAGTCGTGTCCCGGCCCGTTGCGACGCCCTCGCTGGTGCCGCGCGCGTCGACCGCTCCGCCTCGCGCGTAG